In Myxococcus guangdongensis, a single window of DNA contains:
- a CDS encoding alkaline phosphatase D family protein, giving the protein MTLFTRRTVLQGLAITAAGCASKRPRLAPRFGPSLPLGAQLGDVRSGAVSVWGKAERASRLMVEWSEDPRFTRAVHRVEGGRLTAQTDFTGVVDLTGLPPGREIFVRVFAEDGGATGEPWTGRFLSASDTARDLSFAWSADVCGQGWGINPEWGGYRGFAALRALKPDFFLHVGDVIYADNPLLPEVTLPDGRVWRNVVTPAKSKVAETLEELRGNFAYNFLDESLRAFAREVPIAYQWDDHEVRNNWYPGRSMADDPRYTQVADDGVLGARARQAFFEYSPVGGAARAEGRIHRQLSQGPLLDVFIPDVRAFRGPNTLNRQTQPGPETSFLGRAQLDGLKQALASSRATWKVIATSMPLGLVVPAEKTPDGPLMEAWANGPGEPMGRELELAELLSFLKERQVRNVVFLTADVHYPAMHHFHPDRARFRDFDPFWEFVAGPLNAGTFGPSPLDETFGPEVKWQKPATVMNAAPWEGQQYFGSVRIQGSSGVMTVAIHDLTGKALHQVELEPRR; this is encoded by the coding sequence ATGACCCTCTTCACCCGACGTACCGTCCTCCAGGGGCTCGCCATCACCGCCGCGGGCTGTGCCTCGAAGCGCCCCCGCCTCGCGCCTCGCTTCGGGCCGTCACTGCCCCTGGGCGCCCAACTGGGCGATGTGCGCTCCGGGGCCGTCAGCGTCTGGGGCAAGGCGGAGCGGGCCTCCCGGCTCATGGTGGAGTGGAGCGAGGACCCACGCTTCACCCGGGCCGTCCACCGGGTCGAGGGCGGACGGCTCACGGCCCAGACGGACTTCACCGGCGTGGTGGACCTCACGGGGCTGCCCCCGGGACGCGAGATCTTCGTGCGGGTGTTCGCGGAGGACGGCGGCGCCACGGGGGAGCCGTGGACGGGGCGCTTCCTGTCGGCCTCGGACACCGCTCGGGACCTCTCGTTTGCATGGAGCGCGGATGTCTGCGGGCAGGGGTGGGGCATCAACCCGGAGTGGGGCGGGTATCGCGGCTTCGCGGCCCTGCGCGCGCTGAAGCCGGACTTCTTCCTGCACGTCGGCGACGTCATCTACGCGGACAACCCGCTGCTGCCCGAGGTGACGCTCCCGGATGGGCGCGTGTGGCGCAACGTCGTCACGCCCGCGAAGTCCAAGGTCGCCGAGACGCTCGAGGAGCTGCGCGGGAACTTCGCCTACAACTTCCTCGACGAGTCCCTGCGGGCCTTCGCTCGCGAGGTGCCCATCGCGTACCAGTGGGACGACCACGAGGTGCGCAACAACTGGTACCCGGGTCGCTCCATGGCGGACGACCCGCGCTACACGCAGGTCGCCGATGACGGCGTGCTCGGCGCACGGGCGCGTCAGGCGTTCTTCGAATACTCACCGGTAGGAGGCGCCGCGCGCGCCGAGGGGCGCATCCACCGTCAGCTCTCGCAGGGCCCGCTGCTGGATGTCTTCATCCCCGACGTGCGTGCCTTCCGCGGGCCGAACACGCTCAACCGCCAGACGCAGCCAGGCCCGGAGACGTCCTTCCTGGGGCGCGCGCAGCTCGACGGGCTCAAGCAGGCGCTGGCGTCATCGCGTGCGACGTGGAAGGTGATTGCGACCAGCATGCCGCTGGGGCTCGTCGTGCCCGCGGAGAAGACGCCGGACGGCCCGCTGATGGAGGCCTGGGCGAACGGTCCGGGCGAGCCGATGGGCCGTGAGCTGGAGCTGGCGGAGCTGCTCTCGTTCCTGAAGGAGCGGCAGGTGCGCAACGTGGTGTTCCTCACCGCGGACGTGCACTACCCGGCGATGCACCACTTCCACCCGGACCGGGCGCGCTTCCGGGACTTCGACCCGTTCTGGGAGTTCGTCGCCGGGCCGCTCAACGCGGGGACGTTCGGCCCGAGCCCGCTCGACGAGACCTTCGGCCCCGAGGTGAAGTGGCAGAAGCCGGCCACGGTGATGAACGCGGCGCCGTGGGAGGGACAGCAGTACTTCGGCAGCGTCCGCATCCAGGGCTCGTCCGGAGTGATGACCGTGGCCATCCACGACCTCACGGGCAAGGCCCTGCATCAGGTGGAGCTGGAGCCGCGTCGATGA
- a CDS encoding metallophosphoesterase has protein sequence MPFRFSSFSMLIGLGAVLGHLYLYRRLVRELVQGRVGRLVAMLVLGLLTLLLGLRRTLLDAIPEQLERAVTVATYSWMGVALCLVLALGAMDLTRAFIALGRRLRQRRATPLAVPLEEVIDPERRKFLGRALAGGAALAGGGLASYGHWRAFAPPMVTEIAIRIPKLPRALDGLSIVQLTDIHVGPFIQRRFMDELVRQANALKPDLFAITGDLVDGDVPTLGPSVAALRDLRSRYGSYFVTGNHDYYSGDVEWTTFLQSLDIQSLRNRHVRIGDAGASLDLVGVDDWSGWKRRNQKGYDLDLALQGRDPERAAVLLAHQPANFKVAAERGMDLQISGHTHGGQLVPMTLLINFAWEHVAGLYRHQDSHIYVSRGCGFWGPPMRVGSPPELVKLVLTT, from the coding sequence ATGCCGTTCCGGTTCTCCTCCTTCTCGATGCTCATCGGCCTCGGCGCGGTGCTGGGCCACCTGTATCTCTACCGGCGACTGGTGCGTGAGCTGGTGCAGGGCCGCGTCGGCCGCCTCGTGGCCATGCTCGTCCTGGGCCTGCTCACGCTGCTGCTGGGCCTGCGACGCACGCTCCTGGACGCCATCCCCGAGCAGCTCGAGCGCGCCGTCACGGTGGCCACGTACTCGTGGATGGGCGTGGCGCTCTGCCTCGTGCTGGCCCTGGGTGCCATGGACCTCACCCGCGCGTTCATCGCGTTGGGTCGCCGCCTCCGGCAGCGCCGGGCCACGCCCCTCGCGGTCCCTTTGGAAGAGGTCATCGACCCGGAGCGTCGGAAGTTCCTCGGGCGCGCGCTGGCGGGAGGCGCGGCGCTCGCGGGCGGAGGCCTCGCGTCCTACGGCCACTGGCGAGCCTTCGCGCCACCGATGGTCACCGAGATCGCCATCCGGATTCCCAAGCTGCCTCGCGCGCTCGACGGGCTCAGCATCGTGCAGCTCACGGACATCCACGTGGGCCCGTTCATCCAGCGCCGCTTCATGGACGAGCTGGTGCGCCAGGCCAACGCGCTGAAGCCAGACCTCTTCGCCATCACCGGCGACCTGGTGGACGGAGACGTCCCCACGCTGGGCCCCTCCGTCGCGGCGCTGCGGGACCTGCGCTCGCGCTACGGCAGCTACTTCGTCACCGGCAATCACGACTACTACTCGGGGGACGTGGAGTGGACCACCTTCCTCCAGTCGCTCGACATCCAGTCGCTGCGCAACCGCCACGTGCGCATCGGTGACGCGGGCGCATCGCTCGACCTGGTCGGCGTGGATGACTGGAGCGGCTGGAAGCGGCGCAACCAGAAGGGCTACGACCTGGACCTCGCGCTCCAGGGGCGAGACCCGGAGCGGGCGGCGGTGTTGCTCGCGCACCAGCCCGCGAACTTCAAGGTGGCCGCGGAGCGAGGGATGGACCTCCAGATTTCGGGCCACACGCACGGCGGGCAGCTCGTGCCCATGACGCTGCTCATCAACTTCGCCTGGGAGCACGTGGCCGGCCTGTACCGCCACCAGGACTCGCACATCTACGTGAGCCGGGGCTGCGGCTTCTGGGGTCCGCCCATGCGCGTGGGCAGTCCTCCCGAGCTCGTGAAGCTCGTGCTCACGACGTGA
- a CDS encoding SDR family oxidoreductase has translation MDKVIVITGASGGIGAELARVAGARGAKLVLAARRKDALETVATRSGRDSLAVVTDVTSRAQVEKLRDAALERFGHIDVWVNNAGRGITRSVAELTDEDLDEMWRANVNSALYGMQAVLPHFQARNAGQILNVSSTLGRLPVVPHRSAYSAAKHALNALSACLRQDLHKSHPGIHVTVVMPGVVATEFGTNALGGGPDSRMLPGAQRVEEAVEVILDAIAHPRPEVFTRPAAQQEVERYYRDVAAYELDSGARPGR, from the coding sequence ATGGACAAGGTCATCGTCATCACGGGGGCGAGTGGAGGAATCGGCGCGGAGCTGGCGCGGGTGGCGGGCGCGCGTGGGGCGAAGCTGGTGCTGGCGGCCCGTCGCAAGGACGCGTTGGAGACGGTGGCGACCCGCTCCGGCCGCGACTCGCTGGCGGTCGTCACCGACGTCACGTCCCGCGCGCAGGTGGAGAAGCTGCGCGACGCGGCGCTCGAGCGCTTCGGTCATATCGACGTCTGGGTGAACAACGCGGGGCGCGGCATCACCCGCTCCGTGGCGGAGCTCACCGACGAGGACCTGGACGAGATGTGGCGCGCCAACGTCAACAGCGCGCTCTACGGGATGCAGGCCGTCCTGCCGCACTTCCAGGCGCGCAACGCCGGGCAGATCCTCAACGTCTCCAGCACGCTGGGGCGACTGCCCGTCGTGCCCCATCGCTCCGCGTACAGCGCCGCCAAGCACGCGCTGAACGCGCTGAGCGCCTGTCTGCGTCAGGACCTGCACAAGTCTCATCCCGGCATCCACGTCACGGTGGTGATGCCGGGCGTGGTGGCCACGGAGTTCGGGACGAACGCGCTGGGAGGTGGACCGGACTCGCGCATGCTGCCCGGCGCGCAGCGTGTGGAGGAGGCCGTGGAGGTCATCCTCGACGCCATCGCGCATCCCCGTCCGGAGGTCTTCACGCGGCCCGCGGCGCAGCAGGAGGTGGAGCGCTACTACCGCGACGTCGCCGCCTACGAGTTGGATTCGGGCGCTCGCCCCGGACGTTGA